A stretch of Bradyrhizobium sp. CCBAU 53338 DNA encodes these proteins:
- a CDS encoding alanine--glyoxylate aminotransferase family protein, with product MTVHTGRHFLQIPGPTNVPDRVLRAMDMPTLDHRGAEFAELGFAALAAMQRVFRTKQPVIIFPSSGTGAWEAAMVNVLKPGDKVLMCETGQFAVLWRGIADKFKLDVDFIPSDWRHGADLAEIEKRLSADKQHAIKAVCVVHNETSTGCVTPPLEVRKLLDRVKHPALLMVDTISGLGSMEYEHDAWGIDVSVAGSQKGLMLPPGLGFNAVSEKALSVAKANEGMRSYWDWQEVISFNKLGTFPYTPATNLLMGLREAVKMLEEEGLENVWSRHKRHSAATRAAAKVWGLETQCVDPAAHSPALTGVRVPDGHDADAFRKVVLENFDMSLGTGLNKVKGKVFRIGHIGHFNDLMLMGTLAGVEMGLDLAKIPHRSGGVLAAMDVLKGRDAVPMTKAQVA from the coding sequence ATGACCGTGCACACTGGAAGGCATTTTCTACAGATTCCAGGACCGACCAACGTGCCCGACCGGGTGCTGCGGGCGATGGACATGCCGACCCTGGACCACCGCGGTGCGGAGTTCGCCGAGCTCGGTTTTGCCGCGCTTGCCGCGATGCAGCGAGTGTTCCGCACCAAGCAGCCCGTCATCATCTTCCCCTCGTCCGGCACCGGCGCCTGGGAAGCGGCGATGGTCAACGTGCTCAAGCCCGGCGACAAGGTGTTGATGTGCGAGACCGGACAGTTTGCCGTGCTGTGGCGCGGCATCGCCGACAAGTTCAAGCTCGATGTCGACTTCATCCCGAGCGACTGGCGCCATGGGGCCGATCTCGCCGAGATCGAGAAGCGTTTGAGCGCCGACAAGCAGCATGCGATCAAGGCGGTCTGCGTCGTCCATAACGAGACTTCGACCGGCTGCGTGACGCCGCCCTTGGAGGTTCGCAAGCTGCTCGATCGCGTCAAGCATCCGGCGCTGCTGATGGTCGACACCATCTCCGGCCTGGGGTCGATGGAGTATGAGCACGACGCCTGGGGCATCGACGTTTCGGTCGCGGGTTCGCAGAAGGGCCTGATGCTGCCGCCGGGCCTCGGCTTCAACGCCGTGTCGGAAAAGGCGCTCAGCGTTGCCAAGGCCAACGAGGGCATGCGCTCCTATTGGGACTGGCAGGAGGTCATCTCCTTCAACAAGCTCGGCACGTTCCCCTACACCCCGGCCACCAATCTGCTGATGGGCCTGCGTGAGGCCGTCAAGATGCTGGAAGAGGAGGGCCTCGAGAACGTCTGGTCCCGCCACAAGCGCCACAGCGCAGCGACGCGCGCCGCGGCCAAGGTCTGGGGCCTCGAGACGCAGTGCGTCGATCCGGCGGCGCATTCGCCGGCGCTGACCGGCGTGCGCGTGCCTGACGGCCATGATGCCGACGCCTTCCGCAAGGTCGTGCTGGAGAACTTCGACATGTCGCTCGGCACCGGCCTCAACAAGGTCAAGGGCAAGGTGTTCCGCATCGGCCATATCGGCCATTTCAACGATCTGATGCTGATGGGCACGCTCGCCGGCGTCGAGATGGGCCTGGATCTTGCAAAGATTCCGCACCGGAGCGGCGGTGTGCTGGCGGCGATGGACGTCCTGAAGGGACGCGACGCGGTGCCGATGACCAAGGCTCAGGTGGCCTGA
- a CDS encoding enoyl-CoA hydratase/isomerase family protein, which translates to MNAPTTANEDLLYSVTDGIARITFNRPQARNAMTFAMYDRMAEICQEINADRSIKALILTGAGDKAFASGTDISQFRAFKTPQDALDYEARIDRVLGTLERCRVPVIAAIAGACTGGGAGIAACCDLRIGTETTRMGFPIARTLGNCLSMSNISRVVSLVGPARTKDLIFRARLVEAQEALSLGLLTEIVPDVETLQRRADETAKLVASHAPLTLETTKEAVRRIRPTLSREQGEDLILKAYMSEDFREGMDAFLNKRTPNWKGK; encoded by the coding sequence ATGAACGCACCGACGACTGCTAACGAAGACCTGCTCTACTCCGTCACGGACGGCATCGCGCGGATCACCTTCAACCGGCCCCAGGCACGCAACGCCATGACCTTCGCCATGTATGACCGCATGGCGGAGATCTGTCAGGAGATCAACGCCGATCGTTCGATCAAGGCGCTGATCCTCACCGGCGCCGGCGACAAGGCGTTCGCCTCCGGCACCGACATTTCCCAGTTCCGCGCCTTCAAGACCCCGCAGGACGCGCTCGACTACGAGGCGCGGATCGATCGCGTGCTCGGCACGCTCGAGCGGTGCCGCGTGCCCGTGATCGCGGCCATCGCGGGCGCCTGCACCGGCGGTGGCGCCGGCATCGCCGCCTGCTGCGACCTTCGCATCGGCACCGAGACCACGCGGATGGGCTTTCCGATCGCGCGCACGCTCGGCAACTGCCTGTCGATGTCGAACATCAGCCGCGTCGTCTCGCTGGTCGGCCCCGCCCGCACCAAGGATCTGATCTTCAGGGCGCGCCTGGTCGAGGCGCAGGAAGCGCTGTCGCTCGGCTTGCTCACCGAAATCGTGCCCGATGTCGAGACGCTTCAGCGCCGCGCCGACGAGACTGCAAAGCTCGTCGCGAGCCATGCGCCGCTGACGCTAGAGACGACCAAGGAAGCGGTGCGCCGCATCCGTCCGACGCTATCGCGTGAACAGGGCGAGGATCTCATCCTCAAAGCCTATATGAGCGAAGATTTCCGCGAGGGCATGGACGCCTTCCTCAACAAGCGCACGCCCAACTGGAAGGGCAAATAA
- a CDS encoding tripartite tricarboxylate transporter substrate binding protein, which translates to MKAAITLAAALWVAPAVAGWEPTKPVEIVVAAGAGGASDQMARMMQAAIQKNNLMKQPMVVSLKGGASGAEALMYMKSSVGDPNKVLIAYSLIYMLPLSAKIPFNWRELTPVSVIALDQFVLWDNSAGPKTVKEFVAAAKAASSPFKMGGTGSRREDHVLTVFLEQKTGAKFSYLPYKSGGEAATQLVGNHTESNVNNPSENLEVWRAGQVRPLCVFDKERISYTSKVTDAQSWADIPTCKEEGIDVQYLMLRAMFLPGKVTPEQQAFYVELFHKVTQTAEYKEYMEKQALKPIFLTGKDMVQFLEEDDAQNKSLMTEAGFVAK; encoded by the coding sequence ATGAAGGCCGCAATCACCTTGGCGGCTGCGCTTTGGGTTGCGCCGGCCGTCGCCGGCTGGGAACCGACGAAACCCGTCGAGATCGTGGTGGCGGCGGGCGCGGGGGGCGCCTCCGATCAGATGGCTCGGATGATGCAGGCCGCGATTCAGAAGAACAATCTGATGAAGCAGCCCATGGTCGTCTCGCTCAAGGGCGGTGCGTCCGGTGCTGAAGCGTTGATGTACATGAAGTCCAGCGTTGGTGATCCGAACAAGGTGCTGATCGCCTATTCGCTGATCTACATGCTGCCGCTCTCGGCCAAGATCCCGTTCAACTGGCGCGAACTGACCCCGGTTTCTGTGATCGCGCTCGACCAGTTCGTGCTGTGGGACAACAGCGCCGGCCCGAAGACGGTGAAGGAATTCGTCGCGGCCGCGAAGGCCGCAAGCTCGCCGTTCAAGATGGGCGGCACCGGCTCCAGGCGCGAGGATCACGTGCTGACGGTCTTCCTCGAGCAGAAGACAGGCGCGAAATTCTCCTATCTGCCATACAAGTCCGGCGGCGAGGCCGCGACGCAGCTCGTCGGAAACCACACCGAATCCAACGTCAACAACCCGAGCGAGAATCTCGAAGTCTGGCGCGCCGGCCAGGTGCGTCCGCTCTGCGTGTTCGACAAGGAGCGCATCTCCTACACCAGCAAGGTGACGGACGCGCAGTCTTGGGCCGACATCCCGACCTGCAAGGAAGAGGGCATCGACGTCCAGTACCTGATGCTGCGTGCGATGTTCCTGCCCGGCAAGGTGACGCCGGAGCAGCAGGCGTTCTATGTCGAGCTGTTCCACAAGGTGACGCAGACCGCCGAATACAAGGAGTACATGGAAAAGCAGGCGTTGAAGCCGATCTTCCTCACCGGCAAGGACATGGTGCAATTCCTCGAAGAGGACGATGCCCAGAACAAGTCGCTGATGACGGAAGCCGGCTTCGTCGCGAAGTAA
- a CDS encoding tripartite tricarboxylate transporter TctB family protein — protein MSQTDLEIVVDDPTAPEDNSPSVTSIRTVEIIVCLLLLALAAILGYDNWRSGASWDSTGPEPGYFPFYLSLVLAGGSLYGLISALLARREAIETFVTRAQARRVMAVFVPTLLFCLVTQFLGLYVASFLLISGFMRLVGKIALWKSLLTALLFTAIMFVTFDIVFDVIMPKGPLEAAFGH, from the coding sequence ATGTCCCAAACCGATCTAGAAATTGTCGTCGACGATCCGACCGCGCCTGAAGACAACTCCCCCTCCGTCACGAGCATCCGTACGGTCGAAATCATCGTCTGCCTGCTGCTGCTCGCGCTCGCCGCAATCCTCGGCTACGACAATTGGCGCAGCGGCGCCTCCTGGGATTCGACCGGGCCCGAGCCGGGCTATTTCCCGTTCTATCTCTCCCTCGTCCTTGCGGGCGGCAGCCTCTATGGCTTGATCTCGGCGCTGCTTGCGCGCCGCGAAGCCATCGAGACCTTCGTCACGCGCGCGCAGGCACGCCGCGTCATGGCGGTGTTCGTGCCGACGCTGCTGTTCTGCCTGGTGACGCAGTTCCTCGGCCTCTACGTCGCGAGCTTCCTCTTGATCTCGGGCTTCATGCGCCTCGTCGGCAAGATCGCGCTGTGGAAATCGCTTCTCACAGCTTTGCTGTTCACGGCGATCATGTTCGTCACCTTCGACATCGTCTTCGACGTCATCATGCCGAAGGGGCCGCTCGAAGCGGCCTTCGGCCACTAG
- a CDS encoding tripartite tricarboxylate transporter permease — MEAFGLLLHGFAVLLTWKTLVPMLVGLVLGIFVGVLPGLGGPNGVAILLPLTFTMDPTSAIVMLSCIYWGALFGGAITSILFNIPGEAWSVATTFDGYPMAQQGRAAEALTAAFTSSFIGSLVAVLLITFLAPMISSFALKFGPPEFFAVYLLTFCSFVGLGREAKHKTVISMSLGLLLAGVGMDTVSGQLRMTFGSSELLRGINFLVAVIGLFGISEILLTMEERLALRGHAASISLRVVLGVWKDLPRYWVTLLRSSFIGCWLGITPGGAIAASFTGYNLAKRFAKDPESFGKGRIEGVFAPETAAHASGTSALLPMLALGIPGSGTAAILLGGLMVWGLNPGPLLFVEHKDFVWGLIASMYLGNVVGLVLVLTTVPIFASIMRVPFAAVAPMIVVSCAIGAYAIQNAMFDIWLMLGFGVVGYVFKKIGIPLAPFTLALVLGNRAEDAFRLSMIGSGGNLGVFWSNGLVGSITTLAIVLLFWPVIDGLLASIEWRRARKPPADRSGI, encoded by the coding sequence ATGGAAGCCTTTGGTCTGCTGCTTCACGGCTTTGCCGTCCTGCTGACGTGGAAGACGCTCGTGCCGATGTTGGTGGGCTTAGTGCTCGGCATTTTCGTCGGCGTGCTGCCCGGCCTCGGCGGCCCCAACGGCGTTGCGATCCTTTTGCCGCTCACCTTCACGATGGACCCGACCTCGGCCATCGTGATGCTGTCCTGCATCTATTGGGGCGCGCTGTTCGGCGGCGCGATCACCTCGATCCTGTTCAACATCCCCGGAGAAGCCTGGTCGGTCGCAACCACCTTCGACGGCTATCCAATGGCCCAGCAGGGCAGGGCGGCAGAAGCGCTGACCGCGGCGTTCACGTCGTCCTTCATCGGGTCGCTGGTCGCGGTGCTGCTCATCACGTTCCTCGCGCCGATGATCTCGTCCTTTGCGCTGAAGTTCGGCCCGCCTGAGTTCTTCGCGGTGTATCTCCTGACCTTCTGCTCCTTCGTCGGATTGGGACGCGAAGCCAAGCACAAGACTGTCATCTCGATGTCGCTCGGCCTTCTGCTCGCCGGCGTCGGCATGGATACGGTTTCGGGCCAGCTGCGGATGACCTTCGGCTCGTCCGAGCTCCTGCGCGGGATCAACTTCCTCGTTGCCGTCATCGGCCTGTTCGGCATCAGCGAGATCCTGTTGACCATGGAGGAGCGGCTGGCGCTGCGCGGCCACGCGGCGAGCATTTCGCTGCGCGTGGTGCTCGGTGTCTGGAAGGATCTGCCGAGATATTGGGTGACGCTGCTGCGTTCCTCCTTCATCGGCTGCTGGCTCGGGATCACGCCGGGCGGCGCGATCGCGGCGTCCTTCACGGGTTACAATCTGGCAAAACGCTTTGCCAAGGATCCCGAGAGCTTCGGCAAGGGTCGCATCGAGGGCGTGTTCGCGCCGGAGACGGCGGCGCACGCCTCCGGCACTTCGGCGCTGCTGCCGATGCTGGCGCTCGGCATCCCCGGCTCCGGAACGGCCGCGATCCTGCTCGGCGGGTTGATGGTGTGGGGGCTCAATCCCGGGCCGCTGCTGTTCGTGGAGCACAAGGACTTCGTCTGGGGCCTGATCGCCTCGATGTATCTCGGCAATGTCGTCGGCCTCGTGCTGGTGCTGACGACGGTGCCGATCTTCGCCTCGATCATGCGCGTGCCGTTCGCCGCGGTGGCGCCGATGATCGTGGTGTCCTGCGCCATCGGCGCCTACGCGATCCAGAACGCGATGTTCGACATCTGGCTGATGCTCGGCTTCGGCGTGGTCGGTTACGTCTTCAAGAAGATCGGCATTCCCTTGGCCCCGTTCACCTTAGCGCTCGTGCTCGGCAACCGGGCCGAGGATGCCTTCCGCCTGTCGATGATCGGCTCGGGCGGGAACCTCGGGGTGTTCTGGTCGAACGGCCTCGTCGGCTCGATCACGACGCTGGCGATCGTGCTGCTGTTCTGGCCCGTGATCGACGGCCTGCTCGCCAGCATCGAGTGGAGGCGCGCTCGAAAACCCCCGGCCGATAGGAGCGGTATTTAG
- a CDS encoding outer membrane protein has translation MSFGWKLFLTFKYAGFGETKMKHLLVVAAGVAALAMSVPANAADLAARPYTKAPPPVVAAAYNWSGFYLGLNGGGGWSHKCWDLTAVGAVALATPFAEGCHNASGAVAGGQIGYRWQNASWVFGLEAQGDWANLKGSNVSNNFFRVAGDSTNQSKIDAIGLFTGQIGYAWNNVLLYVKGGAAVAHDNYDGFIVNAAIANPNVDHASETRWGATVGVGGEFAFSPNWSVGIEYNHVFMDDRNITFTSTTAPFAVTRTDRIGQDIDMVTARINYRFGGPVVARY, from the coding sequence ATGAGTTTTGGCTGGAAATTGTTTCTGACGTTCAAATATGCCGGCTTCGGAGAAACCAAAATGAAGCATTTGTTGGTTGTCGCGGCTGGAGTGGCCGCCCTTGCTATGTCTGTTCCCGCCAACGCGGCGGATCTTGCCGCTCGGCCATACACCAAAGCACCGCCTCCGGTCGTGGCCGCAGCCTATAACTGGAGCGGCTTCTACCTCGGTCTGAACGGTGGCGGTGGCTGGAGCCACAAGTGCTGGGACCTCACCGCGGTCGGCGCTGTCGCGCTTGCCACGCCCTTTGCTGAGGGATGTCACAATGCGAGCGGGGCAGTCGCTGGTGGCCAGATCGGCTATCGGTGGCAGAATGCAAGCTGGGTATTCGGACTCGAAGCGCAGGGCGACTGGGCAAACCTCAAAGGGTCGAACGTAAGCAACAACTTCTTCCGTGTAGCCGGGGATAGCACCAATCAATCGAAGATAGATGCGATCGGGTTGTTCACCGGGCAGATCGGCTACGCCTGGAACAATGTCCTTCTGTACGTCAAGGGCGGTGCGGCCGTTGCTCACGACAACTACGATGGCTTTATCGTCAACGCGGCTATCGCAAATCCGAATGTCGATCACGCGTCCGAAACGCGTTGGGGCGCTACCGTTGGCGTGGGTGGCGAGTTCGCCTTTAGCCCCAACTGGTCGGTAGGTATCGAGTACAACCATGTCTTCATGGATGATCGAAACATCACCTTTACATCTACAACCGCGCCTTTCGCTGTGACGAGGACCGATCGTATTGGTCAGGATATCGACATGGTCACGGCCAGGATCAACTATCGTTTCGGCGGCCCGGTTGTCGCAAGGTATTGA